The following coding sequences are from one Treponema parvum window:
- a CDS encoding tripartite tricarboxylate transporter permease, whose translation MLFSSFINLFANPLALVLIVFGVMFGIVFGALPGLTTVAGISMMLPVTYVLTKEAGLSMLTAIYIGGTSGGLVSAILLNMPGTPASIATCFDGRPMALKGEAGKALGIGIFASFFGTIFSIAAMVVISKPLAALTIKFGPWEYFGVTLFALTLIASLAGKSMIKGLLSALFGMMFATVGLAPIDSAKRFTFDTLELTSGFALLPVLVGLYAVSEVLETVIEEHKDATMTEYRLKGLGFGWNDIKDQIGNLVRSAVVGLGIGVLPGIGGSTSNLIAYSVAKNSSKHPEKFGTGIVDGIIASETSNNASIGGAMIPLLTLGIPGDGVTAILLGGFMLHGLTPGPLLFQTNADTVYAIYAAMILSSAVMAIVMFTGLRGFVKILKIPSYILLPVIIVLCGIGSYALNYRVFDIFSLLLFGIMGYVMKKVSVPLPPFILGFILAKDFETNLRRGLQYANGNTMEIFSHPIAILFIALAVFSIVRAVIKGVKNRSGTAA comes from the coding sequence ATGCTGTTTTCAAGTTTTATAAATCTTTTCGCAAACCCGCTCGCACTTGTTTTGATTGTCTTCGGAGTCATGTTCGGGATTGTTTTCGGCGCATTGCCGGGACTCACGACGGTTGCCGGTATTTCCATGATGCTTCCCGTAACTTACGTTTTAACAAAGGAAGCCGGTCTTTCCATGCTTACGGCAATTTACATAGGCGGCACTTCGGGAGGCCTTGTTTCCGCCATATTGCTTAATATGCCCGGAACGCCCGCGTCGATTGCGACTTGTTTTGACGGCCGACCTATGGCTCTTAAGGGCGAAGCCGGAAAAGCCTTGGGCATCGGAATTTTCGCTTCATTTTTCGGAACGATATTCAGCATTGCGGCGATGGTTGTTATTTCAAAACCTCTTGCCGCTCTTACGATAAAATTCGGCCCGTGGGAATATTTCGGCGTAACGCTTTTTGCGCTCACGCTGATTGCAAGCCTTGCCGGAAAATCCATGATCAAAGGCCTTTTAAGCGCTCTGTTCGGGATGATGTTCGCTACCGTAGGGCTTGCGCCCATCGATTCGGCTAAGCGCTTTACATTCGACACGCTGGAACTAACTTCAGGATTTGCCCTGCTGCCGGTTTTGGTAGGCCTTTATGCGGTGAGCGAAGTCCTTGAAACGGTAATTGAAGAGCATAAAGACGCGACTATGACCGAATATCGTCTTAAAGGTTTGGGCTTCGGATGGAACGACATAAAAGACCAAATAGGAAATCTTGTTCGCTCGGCTGTCGTAGGGCTTGGCATAGGAGTTCTTCCCGGAATAGGAGGATCTACGAGCAATCTCATAGCGTATTCCGTTGCAAAAAATTCTTCAAAACATCCTGAAAAATTCGGAACGGGAATAGTCGACGGCATTATCGCAAGCGAAACGTCAAACAACGCCAGCATAGGAGGAGCTATGATACCGCTGCTTACGCTCGGCATTCCCGGCGACGGCGTTACTGCAATTCTTTTAGGCGGCTTTATGCTTCACGGACTTACTCCCGGTCCTCTGCTTTTTCAGACAAATGCGGATACGGTCTACGCTATTTACGCGGCAATGATTCTTTCTTCCGCCGTTATGGCTATCGTCATGTTTACGGGGCTGCGCGGATTTGTAAAGATATTGAAGATACCGTCTTATATTTTGTTGCCGGTTATTATAGTATTATGCGGCATAGGCTCCTACGCGCTTAATTACAGAGTGTTTGACATATTCAGTTTGCTTTTGTTCGGAATTATGGGTTATGTGATGAAAAAGGTAAGCGTTCCGCTTCCGCCGTTCATACTGGGCTTTATTTTGGCAAAGGATTTTGAAACCAATCTTCGTCGCGGTCTTCAGTACGCCAACGGCAATACTATGGAAATTTTTTCTCATCCGATTGCCATTCTGTTTATCGCGCTTGCAGTGTTTTCGATTGTGCGCGCCGTAATAAAGGGTGTAAAAAACCGGAGCGGAACGGCCGCTTAA
- a CDS encoding tripartite tricarboxylate transporter TctB family protein, with translation MTNKTKSGLGVGLFFFILAVFYFIGSVSIESYNPFGKTGLSSRAVPQTFAILMAVLSLTIIVDSILKAKKEKGSSAEKAKVNRKTTGKLLLAIFLLLVYIFLFNRLGFIISTILYLFAMIYLLLPNKTSRNIVLTALFSIAVSFLIYTIFNKALGLILPAGIFGY, from the coding sequence ATGACAAATAAAACAAAAAGCGGTTTGGGCGTAGGATTGTTTTTCTTTATCCTGGCCGTATTTTACTTTATAGGATCCGTCTCGATAGAATCCTATAATCCGTTCGGAAAAACAGGGCTGTCGTCCAGAGCGGTTCCGCAGACTTTTGCAATACTAATGGCCGTCTTAAGCTTGACGATAATAGTCGACTCGATTCTAAAAGCGAAAAAGGAAAAAGGATCTTCCGCAGAAAAGGCGAAGGTAAATCGAAAGACTACCGGGAAACTCCTTTTGGCGATTTTTTTGCTGCTTGTTTATATTTTCCTTTTTAACCGGCTCGGATTTATAATTTCTACAATTCTGTATCTTTTTGCTATGATATATCTGCTGCTTCCGAACAAGACTTCAAGAAACATCGTTCTTACGGCGCTGTTTTCGATAGCGGTCTCATTTTTAATTTATACGATTTTCAACAAGGCACTCGGTTTGATTTTGCCGGCCGGAATTTTCGGATACTGA
- a CDS encoding tripartite tricarboxylate transporter substrate binding protein: protein MKKLIAMAAILAAAGVVFANGTKDSANSGGIDWPKKSINLIVPFAAGGNSDVNARTLAKYLTQELKQPVVITNVAGSGGTIGAAQAKDAPNDGYTVLVHQISMHMAQVSGMVNFGYKDFEPVCVFSRASDEVLLINAKQHPDWHTYQDVVNATKKDPGKYRFTANTGASTQWIGIAVQAAGAKFNVVSSGGSGERLQLILGNHVDVTELNYSQVVDYVKNDTLRMIANVSSERSATLKDLPTLRELGVDCGYSYDNTFFMPKGTDKAIVEKFAAACEKVIKTNNSYKADIEKMYQVPTYMNPADTEALYKSQYDALMKIQDQIKAGKK, encoded by the coding sequence ATGAAAAAATTAATTGCAATGGCTGCAATTTTGGCGGCGGCGGGTGTCGTTTTCGCAAACGGCACAAAAGATTCTGCAAATTCAGGGGGGATTGACTGGCCTAAAAAATCGATCAATCTTATAGTTCCTTTTGCGGCCGGAGGAAATTCCGATGTAAACGCAAGAACGCTCGCAAAGTATTTGACGCAGGAATTAAAACAACCCGTGGTAATTACAAACGTAGCCGGTTCGGGAGGAACTATCGGCGCAGCCCAGGCGAAGGACGCTCCGAACGACGGATATACGGTGCTCGTTCATCAGATTTCAATGCACATGGCGCAGGTTTCGGGCATGGTCAACTTCGGCTATAAGGATTTCGAGCCCGTATGCGTGTTTTCACGCGCTTCGGATGAAGTTCTTCTTATAAACGCAAAGCAGCATCCGGACTGGCATACGTATCAGGATGTGGTGAACGCCACAAAAAAAGATCCCGGAAAATACCGCTTTACGGCTAACACGGGCGCTTCTACGCAGTGGATAGGCATTGCGGTTCAAGCGGCCGGCGCTAAGTTCAACGTGGTAAGTTCCGGCGGTTCGGGAGAACGTCTTCAGCTCATCCTCGGCAATCACGTCGACGTAACCGAATTGAATTACAGTCAGGTCGTAGACTATGTAAAAAACGATACTCTCAGAATGATCGCCAACGTCAGCTCGGAACGCTCGGCAACGCTCAAAGATCTTCCCACGCTCAGAGAGCTCGGCGTGGATTGCGGTTACAGCTATGACAACACTTTCTTTATGCCCAAGGGCACCGATAAAGCTATAGTTGAAAAATTTGCCGCCGCATGTGAAAAAGTGATCAAGACGAACAATTCATATAAGGCGGATATAGAAAAGATGTATCAGGTTCCCACATATATGAATCCGGCTGATACCGAAGCCCTGTATAAATCACAATACGACGCTTTGATGAAAATTCAGGATCAGATCAAAGCGGGAAAAAAATAA
- a CDS encoding amidohydrolase family protein yields MAKILIKNGKVYEPLFGTEEIRDVCVCGGRIVSEFDKDDADIVIDAKDCMVVPGLIDHHIHLYQGTDGGVNADLSCLPSGVTTAVDGGSCGMCNYTQFRNFSIVNSIVTVKSYLNIAPIGLGTGFYPENLDVNLFPKYDDRIKELFARYKGELVSIKLRLTKDITSSIDPLVYCIKLADEIGCNVVVHVTRPSVPCEEIASVLRPGDVFCHVYQGVENTILDENGKIKKQVLEARKRGVIFDACNGKKNFAFSVAKGAIKQGFFPDIISSDMSPLTFYADPVVSLPHLMSKYLAFGLSCMDVFKMTTTTPAKVIGIKDYGSLTAGNRADIALFKIKKQGVRFYDCNNEFIEGDQVIVPQMTIKKGNIVYRQTDFTSVKYTF; encoded by the coding sequence ATGGCTAAGATTTTAATTAAAAACGGAAAAGTTTATGAGCCCTTGTTTGGAACGGAAGAGATAAGGGACGTTTGTGTTTGCGGCGGACGCATTGTAAGCGAATTCGATAAGGACGACGCCGATATAGTCATCGACGCAAAAGACTGTATGGTAGTTCCGGGTCTTATAGATCACCACATACATTTGTATCAGGGTACCGACGGAGGCGTAAATGCGGATCTTTCCTGTCTGCCGAGCGGAGTAACCACGGCGGTTGACGGCGGGTCCTGCGGTATGTGCAATTATACACAGTTCCGTAATTTTTCAATAGTTAATTCCATAGTAACCGTAAAAAGCTATTTGAATATTGCGCCCATAGGCCTTGGAACGGGTTTTTATCCTGAAAACCTGGATGTCAATTTATTCCCGAAATACGATGACAGAATAAAAGAACTTTTCGCCCGATATAAGGGAGAACTTGTGTCGATAAAGCTTCGTCTGACCAAGGATATTACGTCGTCAATAGATCCTCTCGTTTACTGCATAAAGCTGGCGGACGAAATAGGTTGCAATGTCGTAGTACATGTTACAAGGCCTTCCGTGCCGTGCGAAGAGATAGCTTCCGTATTGAGACCGGGAGACGTTTTTTGCCATGTATATCAGGGCGTTGAAAACACTATCCTTGATGAAAACGGAAAGATAAAAAAACAGGTTCTGGAGGCCAGAAAGCGGGGCGTAATATTTGACGCTTGCAACGGCAAAAAGAATTTTGCGTTTTCCGTTGCAAAAGGTGCGATAAAGCAAGGATTTTTTCCCGATATAATAAGTTCGGACATGTCGCCGCTAACGTTTTATGCGGATCCTGTGGTGTCTTTGCCGCACTTGATGTCCAAATATCTGGCGTTCGGTCTTTCATGCATGGATGTTTTTAAAATGACTACGACAACCCCTGCGAAAGTTATCGGTATTAAAGATTACGGCTCTTTGACGGCGGGAAACCGTGCCGACATAGCTTTGTTCAAAATAAAAAAGCAAGGCGTAAGATTTTACGATTGCAATAATGAGTTCATTGAAGGAGATCAGGTTATTGTGCCTCAGATGACTATAAAAAAAGGAAATATCGTTTACAGGCAGACGGATTTTACTTCGGTGAAGTACACGTTTTAA
- a CDS encoding TRAP transporter substrate-binding protein yields the protein MKKGFVKSVLPFVCVLALLGCAKEKKTGADTAGKAAKKYTWTAALNVAETTINYKIVAKFKENIERESNGAVVVNIYPNGQLGGDREMLEGLVNGSINFSSTMTSGMVGFVPQYAIFDMPSVFSDITNMRKVLNDKEFIDKMNSYSKANGIYVLGYSDAGFRQMTSNKLAESVAGMKGIKIRVIQNPYHIEYWKLLGANPLPMDFSEVYIGLQQGEIDAQENPYMNIVGNKFYEAQKYAIETNHLGHTITFLMNNALYEGLSEDMKRLVDKCAADANNYGNGIADDSIIADKKVCTDAGMKIIELSAAEHEKMKAMSQPVYNMVTEKVGSELVSFFLKKIEDNK from the coding sequence ATGAAAAAGGGTTTTGTGAAATCGGTTTTGCCGTTCGTGTGCGTGCTTGCGCTTTTGGGATGTGCAAAAGAAAAGAAAACGGGTGCCGATACTGCCGGAAAGGCGGCAAAAAAGTATACGTGGACGGCAGCGCTCAATGTGGCTGAAACGACGATCAACTATAAGATCGTCGCAAAGTTCAAAGAAAATATTGAACGCGAGAGCAACGGAGCCGTTGTCGTAAATATTTATCCCAACGGGCAGTTGGGCGGCGACAGGGAAATGTTGGAAGGCCTTGTAAACGGTTCGATCAATTTTTCTTCGACAATGACGTCGGGAATGGTCGGCTTCGTTCCACAATATGCGATCTTTGATATGCCGTCCGTTTTTTCAGACATAACAAATATGCGCAAAGTTTTGAACGATAAAGAATTTATCGACAAGATGAACAGTTACAGCAAGGCGAACGGAATATATGTTTTGGGATACTCCGACGCGGGATTTAGACAGATGACGAGCAACAAACTTGCCGAATCCGTCGCCGGCATGAAGGGAATAAAAATCCGCGTAATTCAAAATCCGTATCATATCGAATATTGGAAACTTTTAGGCGCGAATCCTCTTCCCATGGACTTTAGCGAAGTCTATATCGGCTTGCAGCAAGGAGAAATCGACGCACAGGAAAATCCGTACATGAACATCGTAGGAAACAAGTTTTATGAAGCTCAAAAATACGCGATCGAAACGAACCATTTGGGTCATACGATCACGTTCCTCATGAACAATGCGCTGTACGAGGGCTTGAGCGAAGATATGAAACGCCTTGTGGACAAATGTGCTGCGGACGCTAATAATTACGGTAACGGGATCGCCGACGACAGCATAATTGCGGATAAAAAAGTGTGTACCGACGCCGGTATGAAGATAATCGAATTGTCCGCCGCCGAGCATGAAAAGATGAAAGCCATGTCGCAGCCCGTTTACAACATGGTCACCGAAAAAGTAGGAAGCGAGCTGGTTTCTTTCTTCTTGAAAAAAATAGAAGATAATAAATAA
- a CDS encoding TRAP transporter large permease, whose protein sequence is MPVLVFFVILIVLFVFTIPVAGVFGGMAFLPSFLDPSFPYTVEAAIRSMVNGLDSFTLLAVPLFILSGIIMARGGISEKIFDFFAYFIGNKTGGFPCAVIGTCMFYSAISGSSPATVAAVGSMSIPFLVNMGYDKLFSTALVTVSGGLGVIIPPSISYIVYASSSSASPSKLFIGGIIPGLLITFCLMVYAYFYCRKHKGNKELLAKSYDAIRSKGFLCVFRESFWALVCPIIILGSIYTGITTPTEAAAISVIYALFISIFVYKKIGIKEIVDMFFEGVKSYVPILFIISAATAFGRVVAMLRYSHEIGSFVTEVISNKYAVLIFVNLVMLVFGMFLDNIPNIMLLTPIFLPIVKSVGVDPVHFGIMMTVNLAVGMVTPPMGINLYIANSLTGEPVLKIAKATVPFLIAFLAALCFIIFVPSLSLWLPSIIK, encoded by the coding sequence ATGCCTGTATTAGTATTTTTTGTAATCTTAATCGTTCTGTTCGTTTTTACAATCCCTGTTGCGGGAGTTTTCGGCGGAATGGCGTTTTTGCCTTCTTTTCTGGATCCGTCTTTTCCGTATACGGTCGAAGCGGCTATCCGCAGTATGGTAAACGGACTTGACAGTTTTACGCTCCTTGCAGTCCCTCTATTTATCCTTTCGGGAATAATAATGGCGAGGGGAGGAATCTCGGAAAAGATATTCGATTTTTTTGCTTATTTTATAGGCAACAAGACCGGCGGATTTCCGTGCGCCGTCATAGGCACGTGCATGTTTTATTCGGCGATTTCGGGCTCCTCTCCGGCGACGGTGGCCGCGGTCGGAAGTATGAGTATTCCGTTCCTTGTGAACATGGGCTACGACAAGCTTTTTTCCACAGCGCTTGTAACCGTGAGCGGCGGTTTGGGAGTAATTATTCCGCCCAGCATTTCATACATCGTATACGCTTCTTCGTCCAGCGCATCGCCGTCAAAGCTGTTCATAGGCGGAATCATACCGGGACTTCTGATCACTTTTTGCCTTATGGTCTACGCTTATTTTTACTGCAGAAAGCATAAAGGCAATAAAGAGCTGCTCGCAAAATCTTACGATGCGATTAGAAGCAAGGGATTTTTGTGCGTCTTTAGGGAAAGTTTTTGGGCGCTCGTTTGTCCCATAATAATACTCGGCAGCATTTATACGGGGATCACTACTCCTACGGAAGCGGCCGCCATTTCCGTAATATATGCGCTTTTTATAAGCATCTTTGTGTACAAAAAGATCGGTATAAAAGAAATTGTCGACATGTTTTTCGAAGGCGTAAAGTCCTACGTCCCGATTCTGTTTATAATTTCCGCCGCTACCGCGTTCGGCCGCGTAGTCGCCATGTTAAGATATTCTCATGAAATCGGCAGTTTTGTAACCGAAGTCATAAGCAATAAATATGCGGTTCTCATTTTTGTCAATTTGGTTATGCTCGTGTTCGGCATGTTCCTTGACAACATACCGAACATAATGCTTTTGACGCCCATCTTTTTGCCCATCGTAAAATCCGTAGGGGTTGATCCCGTTCATTTCGGCATAATGATGACCGTGAACCTTGCAGTAGGCATGGTGACGCCGCCGATGGGAATAAATCTTTATATTGCCAACAGCTTGACGGGAGAGCCTGTGCTCAAGATCGCAAAGGCTACGGTTCCGTTTCTTATTGCATTCTTAGCGGCGCTTTGTTTTATAATTTTTGTTCCGAGCCTCAGCTTGTGGCTCCCGTCAATAATCAAATGA
- a CDS encoding TRAP transporter small permease has translation MKKNRKNAALSWLDNNLESAVLIACLFIMTALISVNVVLRYVFSKSLTWSEEICKFCLVTSGFYSLGYCIRFNKMIRVDALIQFLGKKAATVFNCVAWAFMAVFLAVLAYGSVFVLIRAKASGQVNPALDVPMYVLYLIPLSGCAVAVFRIIQLFYFSVRKTLGKRGA, from the coding sequence ATGAAAAAGAATAGAAAAAACGCCGCTTTGTCATGGCTGGATAATAACCTGGAAAGCGCCGTGCTTATCGCCTGCCTTTTTATTATGACCGCGTTGATATCCGTAAACGTGGTTTTGCGCTATGTTTTCAGCAAATCGCTTACTTGGAGCGAAGAAATATGTAAATTTTGTCTTGTCACTTCCGGGTTTTACAGCTTGGGATATTGCATACGCTTTAATAAGATGATCCGCGTAGACGCTCTGATTCAGTTTTTAGGCAAAAAAGCTGCGACAGTTTTCAACTGCGTCGCTTGGGCTTTTATGGCGGTATTTTTGGCCGTCCTTGCATATGGAAGCGTTTTTGTGCTCATAAGGGCAAAGGCGTCCGGACAGGTAAATCCGGCCTTGGATGTTCCGATGTATGTGCTGTATCTGATACCGCTGTCAGGTTGTGCGGTTGCCGTCTTTAGGATAATCCAGCTTTTTTATTTTTCGGTTCGAAAGACGCTCGGCAAAAGAGGTGCTTGA